A window of Candidatus Omnitrophota bacterium contains these coding sequences:
- the rfaE1 gene encoding D-glycero-beta-D-manno-heptose-7-phosphate kinase, with translation MMKNAKKIIADFPKANILVVGDLILDEYIWGDAERLSPEAPVPVVWAKKRTFVPGGAANVANNIRALDGNVRLVGVIGKDKNTPHFLAELKKRKISCEGILAEPGRPTTVKTRIIAGHQQMLRLDWERCEALPRALNDKIIGFVKKNIKGLDAIIIEDYGKGVVNKELLEQLVGLARSHKKIITVDPKEDHFRYYRGATAITPNRREVENAIRHLKIKDTTNSFKINTDRIFDDADLINAGRQILKYLNLDSALVTLGEQGMRLFEKSGKITHIPTVAQAVFDVSGAGDTVISVFTLSLCAGASKLEAALMANFAAGIVVGKVGTATITRKELIDRIER, from the coding sequence ATGATGAAGAACGCGAAAAAGATCATAGCTGATTTCCCTAAGGCGAATATCCTGGTTGTCGGGGATCTCATACTTGATGAATACATCTGGGGCGATGCCGAAAGGCTGTCTCCGGAAGCGCCTGTGCCGGTGGTCTGGGCCAAAAAGCGCACCTTTGTCCCGGGAGGCGCGGCTAATGTGGCGAATAATATCCGCGCTCTCGACGGTAATGTGCGGCTGGTAGGGGTCATCGGCAAGGATAAGAATACCCCGCATTTCCTGGCGGAATTGAAGAAGCGGAAGATCTCCTGCGAGGGGATACTGGCCGAGCCTGGAAGGCCGACTACGGTAAAGACCCGGATCATCGCCGGGCACCAGCAGATGCTCAGGCTGGATTGGGAGCGATGCGAGGCGTTGCCGCGGGCGCTGAACGATAAGATCATCGGGTTCGTCAAGAAGAATATAAAAGGGCTTGACGCCATAATCATCGAGGATTACGGAAAGGGCGTGGTCAACAAAGAGCTTTTGGAGCAACTGGTCGGCTTGGCGCGCAGCCATAAAAAGATAATCACGGTCGACCCGAAAGAAGACCATTTCCGCTATTACCGCGGGGCCACCGCGATAACCCCGAACCGCAGGGAGGTGGAGAACGCGATAAGGCATTTAAAGATCAAGGACACCACCAACAGTTTTAAGATTAATACGGACAGGATCTTTGATGACGCGGATTTGATCAACGCCGGCAGGCAGATATTGAAATATCTTAACCTTGATTCCGCGCTGGTCACCCTGGGGGAGCAGGGGATGCGTTTATTCGAGAAGTCAGGCAAGATCACCCATATTCCGACGGTCGCCCAGGCGGTCTTCGATGTTTCCGGCGCCGGGGATACAGTGATCTCCGTTTTTACCTTGAGCCTTTGCGCCGGCGCCAGCAAATTAGAGGCCGCGCTTATGGCTAATTTCGCCGCCGGGATAGTCGTGGGCAAAGTAGGGACCGCGACCATAACCAGGAAAGAGCTTATTGACAGGATAGAAAGATAA